ACAATCTGAAATCAAAAATTCAGGCTTTGCTAAATAATGATCATCACTTGAGGGTGCATAATTTTATGTCAAAATTTTATCATCAAGAATCGTGATTGATAACTACACTTTGGGAATCACGTGCTAAAAGACCATCTTCCATTTCGACAATGCGATCAGCAATGTCCAAAATGCGGTTGTCATGAGTCACTAACAAGATCGAAGTTCCTTGCTCTTTGGCCAGTCCCTGCATGATTTGCACAACATCCCGTCCTGATTGTTTGTCTAATGCAGCCGTTGGTTCGTCTGCTAGCACCAGTGGTGGACGATTAACCAAGGCGCGAGCTATTGCAATTCTTTGTTTTTGCCCACCAGAAAGATTGTCTGGGTAGTAATTAATTCGTTCGTCTAACCCAACTGCTTTTAGCATAGCTTCTGACTTAGCAATTGCTTCGCTTTGGGCAATATTGTCATTCAATTCCACCGCCATTTGCACATTTTGCCTAGCACTTAAAAACCCCAGCAAATTGTGAGCTTGAAAAATATAACCAATTTTGCGCCTGACTTGTACTAATTGGTTCTGACTAGCACCCAATAGTTCTGTACCTAAAAATTTCAGACTTCCCTCTTGAGCCGACCGTAAACCACCAATCAAGCTGAGTAATGTGGTTTTACCTGACCCCGATGGACCAGTCATAATTACAATTTCTCCTGGATAAATTTCTAGGTTAATGTCAAATAAAATCTGTTTTTTCAGTGTACCTTTACCATAGTAATGATTGAGATTTTTAATGGCAATTACAGGTTCCGTTTTCTTCATACAATGATTATCGATAAATTGGCAGTTACCAGACAGAACTGGAGTTTCCATAAGAAATTATAATTCCTCACTTATAAATTATAAAATATTAATTTTGCCAAAACCCCAGATTTCAGCTTTAATTTATAATTTGTGATTCATATTTATTTACTAAAAGTTAGGAGTGCTGTTAATGTAGCCAATTTTTCTGAGTAATAAGGTGGGCATTGCCCACCCTACAAAAATACTTACCAATGACCAATGACAACTAATTAAAAAATATCTGCTGGGTCGGCAGAGCGCAATTTACGGACAGCAATAGCTCCAGAAATAAAGCACATAATAATAGTCAAAATTATTACAGAAATAGCACGTTCAAGACTCATGATAACTGGCAGAAGTGTGGCATCTCTAGCAAGTTTATACAAAAACATAGCAAAAGTAAATCCAGGAAGATATCCGACAATTGCTAATATCAAAGCTTCTTGTAAAATCACGGTTAATAAATAATTTTGTGTATATCCTATTGCTTTCAGGGTTGCATACTCAGCCAAGTGATCAGCAACTTCAGTATAAAGTATTTGATAAACAATCACAGTTCCCACAATAAAACCCATAATTGTCCCTAGAGTAAAAATAAACCCAATCGCGGTACTAGTTGCCCAGTAATTACGCTCGAAATCAATAAATTCCTGCTTGGTTAACACATTTATTTCGTCTTGAGGTAAATATTTTTTCAACTCTTTGACAACAGTATTAGCATCTGCTCCGGGCTTTAATCTAATTAAACCAATATCAACTAATCCTCGTTGACGATTATTGAATATTCGGAAAAAATTGACATCACTAGTAATTAAATTTCCATCGGCTCCAAAGGATGCACCTAAAGTAAATAAACCTCCGACCTTAATTCGCCTCCTTCTTACTTCTGCCATCACAGTTTTACCTTGCTCAAAATTGGCAGCAATGGGACCATATTCTACACGAGAAGAACGGTCATATAAAGCCACATCAGGCAGTTTTAGTTTATCTAAATTTTGTTCAACTCCAGATAAATTGAATAAATTAACCTCTGGATTGAAGCCAAAAATTAGGATACTACGAGGGCGTCCTGTTTCAGGATTTTTCCAACTTGTATAGTCTAAATATATAGGATGTACTGATTGTACTGCTGGTAAATCTAAAGCTTTATATAACCGCCGTTGAGAAAAGCTTTTCATTGACAGTACAGCATTAGATTGCTGGTTAATTAAAACAATATCACCCTGCAAACTAGTATGTAGGCGAACATTGCTATAATATAGAGCATCTCGGAAACCGAGTTGCATAAACATCAGAACATCAGCAAAACCGATGCCTGCTAGAGCCACCGCTAAACGTGTTTTTTCTCGTGTTAGTTGTAGCCATGATAGAGGTATTTTACCTTTCATTTTAAGTAAGTGGGCACAATGAAACTACTGGTCATGGTCGTCCTTTGTCATTGATTATTGCTCATTGGTAAGGGTTTTTGTGTGTTTACATAAAGTACTAGTACAGCACGGCGTAAATAAAACACCCATTCCAAATCTCTCAAAAGCTGAAGTTGGATTAATTGTGAATATTGATGTAAATATTGAATTGTTAATTCCCCGTAGCGGTATTAGGTTTATTTCCATTTACCTGCTTACTTAGAATTAATTTCAATCATTACCTTAGCGTTAGTTAACCCTGCAACTAATTGGCTATCTTCTCGATAGAGAGCAACTTTTACCTCTACAACTCTCGCATCAACATCAGCGGCGGGGTCTGTATTGAGTACATCTTTTTTGCCGATTTGTCTGCCAATGTCAGTGACAGTTCCCTTTAATTCGCCGTTAAATGCGCCATTATCACTAGTGATAATAGCGTGTTGACCGAGACGCACTTTACTAATACTATCTTCAGGTACTTCAGCGATAACAATCATCTGATCGGTTTGGCCAATTTCAGCAATACCCATTTGACCGATGGCTTCTCCTGATTTGGTGTGGATCTTTAAAATCTCACCATTAATAGGTGCTTTGACATAGCTCAACCTCAACTCTGCTTCCGCTTTTCTTAGCATTGCGATCGCATTGCTGATTTGTGCTTGTGCCACTTGCACATCAGTAGGACGAACTTCCATCAGTCGGTTCAATTTGGCTTGTTCTTCCTCTATTTGGCGTTGTAAAGTAGCGATGGTTTTATCGCGATTCACCTTGGCTTCGATCAATTGCTGTTGCAAAGTTGTTAAAGTTTTTACCTGGTTGGCTCTACCCTCAGCAATTTGTTGTTTGAGAGTGGCGATCGCCTGTTTCAAGGTGGCTTGGCTTTCAACAACCTGCTGATTACTAGTTTCTGCACTTAGGCGTCTTCTATCCCGTTCCTGTTGGGAAATAGCACCTTCGTTGTATAACATCTCATAGCGTTGAGCATCGACTTGAGTATTGCGTTGCTCTGCTTGTATCCTAGACAACGTTGCTCTTAAAGTATCTTTTTGCCCTTCGAGTTCAGCTTCTAGGCGATTAATCGTTGCTTGTTGGGCGACCTTTTCTGAACTTAACTGAGCTGCGATGCGAGTGATGCTGGCTTGTTGAGCATCCCTTTCACCACCTAACTGCGCTTGTAGGCGAGCAATTACAAATGTTTGAGCTTGAATCTCTCTTGGGGAACCTGCTTTAATTTGCGCTAAATTAGCACGAGATTCCTGCAGTTTTGCTTTGGCTTGTTCTACCGCTGCTACTTGGGTTTCGTGATTGTCCAAAACCGCAACCACTTGACCTTTGCTCACTCGGTCTCCTTCCTTGATCAGGAGTTGCTGAATTCTTGAACTGCTTTGCACTCCTGCTGTTGGTGCAGATAATTTAATCACCTCTCCTCGCGGTTCCAAACGCCCCACAGCACTAATGTTGTGAGCAACTGGGTTAATTGATACAGTGGAGGCTAGCTTTTTGAGCTGCTCAATTTTAGCTGTACCTAATAAACCCGCCGCGATTACTATTGGTAAGGCTACAGCAATGCTCCACCAAACCTTAGCTTGTTCAAGTGGCTGCTCCCTTAACTTTGGCTTCTCAGTCACCCTTGACATGGTATGTTTTGCCCGTTTATCTAAATTGTGCTGATGGTAGTAAAAACAAGTGAGTTAAGTAGGTCGGCGTCCATAAAATTCACATTTGTCATTTGTCATTTGTTATTTGTCATTTGTCATTTGTCATTTGTCATTTGCAAAAGTTTTAGGTAGATATTTACTGACATAGTTATGTTTATTTCCACCGACTTACGCACAGTTATATGACTCACAAAATGTATTGAATAAACAGCCAATTCAGCCGCTTATAACAAAGATAATTTTGTGACAAATGTCTTAAACATTGCCAATCATGAAGAAACTTTTCTTAGTTTTAAAGACTTTTAGAGCCTACAGATCTTGTGCCACGGAATAGATGCTTTGGTAAATGTGGTGAGATACATCTGGTTAAGGTACTTCTGAAATAAAAAATATTCAATCGCAACTTTTGGCTGATAACTGTCAACAGTCAACAACTTCAAGTGGTTGTTTTTATTTTTTGGAGTTCCCTAA
The Gloeotrichia echinulata CP02 DNA segment above includes these coding regions:
- a CDS encoding DevA family ABC transporter ATP-binding protein, yielding MKKTEPVIAIKNLNHYYGKGTLKKQILFDINLEIYPGEIVIMTGPSGSGKTTLLSLIGGLRSAQEGSLKFLGTELLGASQNQLVQVRRKIGYIFQAHNLLGFLSARQNVQMAVELNDNIAQSEAIAKSEAMLKAVGLDERINYYPDNLSGGQKQRIAIARALVNRPPLVLADEPTAALDKQSGRDVVQIMQGLAKEQGTSILLVTHDNRILDIADRIVEMEDGLLARDSQSVVINHDS
- the devC gene encoding ABC transporter permease DevC, translated to MKGKIPLSWLQLTREKTRLAVALAGIGFADVLMFMQLGFRDALYYSNVRLHTSLQGDIVLINQQSNAVLSMKSFSQRRLYKALDLPAVQSVHPIYLDYTSWKNPETGRPRSILIFGFNPEVNLFNLSGVEQNLDKLKLPDVALYDRSSRVEYGPIAANFEQGKTVMAEVRRRRIKVGGLFTLGASFGADGNLITSDVNFFRIFNNRQRGLVDIGLIRLKPGADANTVVKELKKYLPQDEINVLTKQEFIDFERNYWATSTAIGFIFTLGTIMGFIVGTVIVYQILYTEVADHLAEYATLKAIGYTQNYLLTVILQEALILAIVGYLPGFTFAMFLYKLARDATLLPVIMSLERAISVIILTIIMCFISGAIAVRKLRSADPADIF
- a CDS encoding HlyD family efflux transporter periplasmic adaptor subunit, which codes for MSRVTEKPKLREQPLEQAKVWWSIAVALPIVIAAGLLGTAKIEQLKKLASTVSINPVAHNISAVGRLEPRGEVIKLSAPTAGVQSSSRIQQLLIKEGDRVSKGQVVAVLDNHETQVAAVEQAKAKLQESRANLAQIKAGSPREIQAQTFVIARLQAQLGGERDAQQASITRIAAQLSSEKVAQQATINRLEAELEGQKDTLRATLSRIQAEQRNTQVDAQRYEMLYNEGAISQQERDRRRLSAETSNQQVVESQATLKQAIATLKQQIAEGRANQVKTLTTLQQQLIEAKVNRDKTIATLQRQIEEEQAKLNRLMEVRPTDVQVAQAQISNAIAMLRKAEAELRLSYVKAPINGEILKIHTKSGEAIGQMGIAEIGQTDQMIVIAEVPEDSISKVRLGQHAIITSDNGAFNGELKGTVTDIGRQIGKKDVLNTDPAADVDARVVEVKVALYREDSQLVAGLTNAKVMIEINSK